GTTACTAGCGATTCCATCAACATTTCCTTTCCAAAACGAAATACATTTTATAGCCTGTCTGGTCACATTATTCGTGAGAATTACATGACATTTAATGTTGAGAGACGACCATTGTGCCAGTTATCAAATTCTTACCGTAATTTTGTGGAGTCAGATTTGTCTCCCCTCCCGAACCCCGCCTCCAATCAAAAAAGTTTTTCAACAACCACCATACTCCACGTAAAGGGTCTGATGGTTAAAAGCATTAcaatttctctctttttttgttgCAGGCACAAGCAACACTTCATGTACCCTTATGTAAActcttttctcttctttctctaCTGACATCAGGAATAACAAAATAGAGGAGCTACCTGAAGACGTGCTCTCAGATTTATTCTGTCTGCAAGAATTGTAAGTTTGCATCTTCGTTAATTATGATTACGATGTTAAAAGGCATCTAAAAATGAGATGAAAATCGTTAGGTGTCGCAGACTTCAAAAACCAATCGCAACCCTAATTATTGCCTTGATGTACTATTTGCCCTGATTAACCTATGAATTTAAATTCTCAACTCAACAAAAACTTTAAACTCTCCAACACATACCCAAAAGAGACCAGACATATTATGTATACACATGAACCAGAGTTAAATAACCTGTATCACCTTTGCAACACAGACATTCGCGTCTGTAAATTTGGTGTAGTATTGCATAGGCTGGACCATCATCGCGAAACGTTGAAGTTTTTGAAGTTTCCGTTTTTTATGAACGATACTAACGTCTCCTCCATGATCTCTAAGCTTCTTTTTGCAAGAGGCGAAAATGGCTGATGAGGCTCGGTTTCTCAGGAGAGCTGAACTTGTCAACTGGTGCAAAACATGCGGCAGACAGTTCCGCGCCCAGATCTGCGCCCACGTTCGTAAACATTCAAAGAAGTGAAGCCATGGTCATGCGTATCATGAGCATCATCGGCGTCGATAAACAAATATCCTTACTAGCTGCATGTATATGTGTCCTGTATTTACAAAGTTGGCAACCTTTGTTGCAATTGAGTCGTCCTATGAGTAGTCAACTCCCAGATTATAAAGGCTCCGTCATagtaaattaaattttcattgtggttgctgttgttgttgttgttgttttctttcttgttgttttgcagatTCTTATCCAGAAATAAAATACTgacattaaaagaaaacattttctccacATTGGTGAACTTGCAACTCTTGTGAGTATATCCATTTACTTTTTGGACATAACAGTAACACATAATGCTATCACCGGTAAAAACGGTTCTGAAAAACACCCCGTGTGGGCTTGGTAGTGGGAGGAGAGGGGTGCATGTATGAGCGACGAACTACAAGGTACCAGTGTTTACCTGTAAATCGCTGCAGTGTTAGGTAAGGTAGTTTTTCATAACTGCGTCAGTTTTATCAATTCGTTTTCATAGTGATTACTTTTTAAATTGGATTTCCGagaaatatatatacaaaatgCATTTATGTTCCTTCTTGGCTTGCAGAGATTTGTCCAACAATACCATTCGCCGTCTCCATCCAAGGACATTCGCCGGACTATCTCAATTAATTTCATTGTACGTTTCTCCTTCATTTTTTCTTAACAAAACCATCGTTTATGAACACAGAAGTAGCTATTTCCGGGTGTAGGCTCCTGTGGAAAAAGATAAGAGAAGTACCCTTtttgatattgatgaaatggtatatgaaatgaatcaaatatgaactgcggatatgaaatcaagtgacgctatgatcttcgcagttaggagcgcaatttttgcaattgcgtaaagaagcctgaaaaattcaggggcccggttgttcaaaagccaattaacgctaatcccagattaaaaattaagcaaggagtttatttctctgctcccaaatgctgctcaacgctgattttcggcaaaacgtggacttcaacagggtttgaacccgtgacctcgcgataccggtgcgatgctctaaccaagaaaactggtcatttgtgggttctaatggtcccgtggggaatgaatcaatgatgaaatggtatatgaaatgaatcatatatgaactgcggatatgaaatcaagggaagctatgatcttcgcagttatgagcgcaattattgcaaatgcgtagagaagcctgaaaaattcaggacttcaacggggtttgaacccgtgacctcgcgattccggtgcgacgctctaaccaactgagctatgaattgCGCtcctaactgcgaagatcatagcgtcacttgatttcatatccgcagttcatatatgattcatttcatataccatttcatcattgattcattccccacgggaccattagaacccacaaatgaccagctcccaacgtcagtggcttcatagccccTTGCGCACGCGCTTCGCACCCGAGTCGCGCGGTCACtcgttcaaaccccgttgaagtcctgaatttttcaggcttctctacgcaattgcaaaaattgcgctcctaactgcgaagatcatagcgtCACTTGACTTTTTGATATTCTTTCCATAAAGAACACAAAGATCTCTTGCGGAGAGAAGATagaaaaatgtttgttgacATCGCTGTTTACTCTTTCCCTTGTTAGTGAAGGAATCATGGTAAAGACACATGGACTTCAAATATTTACAGAGCTTGTGAAACTTAGTAGACTTAATAATATATATGGGTTCATGCAAATTTTCGGTTTTTAAACTTTCAGGATCATGTTTCTTCTGACTTTTAATCCTATTATGCTCTTTCAATGCTTGATCTTAACTTAAGGAGCGGTGCAATGGAACCGTCTAAATACAAGAATTCACAATTAATAAAGAACACTATGCCTAATTTTAGGGACCTGAAATGGAACAGCATTAAAGAGCTGCCCAAGGAATTATTTCTCAACCTGTTAAAGTTGGAGGAATTGTAAGTGCCCTCAAAGGTCGATAAAATTggaatgttttcaaaaaaattaatgtcgaAACTGGGACCTCAAGTGCAGATAAAGTGTTCATAGCACCTCTCGGTGTACCTCCTCTGACGTCATGCGTTTGGTAATGAGGCCAGTCGTCAAATACCACGGGCACACGGAGCATGTTGTTGACAACAGAAGCAGCCATGACACTAGCGAAAGGCTTCCAGTGTTGAGTTAAAGAAGCAGTACCATCAGCATAGTCAGAGATGCCTTTGATGATGACCCACTCCATCTTAAGATCATGGGCTGCGCTAAACACGCCTGTGAaaaggaacaaaacaaaacatcaagCTTTTACCCTAAATAATGGAGCATTCTTTATTTAACTAAGGGGGCAGGGTGGTATTGTTGATTTACCTGATATCACTTAGTCCACCCCTTTATGGTTTTGTTACTCGCCTAAATGGGGCAACAGGGGGCCAGAACCTTCCGTACCACTTCCTGTAAGTTTATCTTCCGACTCTTGCCCTTATCTGTCTTGTTTCCGTCAGTCATTTAGCATTGTTCCTCTTAATCACTTCTTTTGACAGCTTAAGGTGGTATGGTACCCGAAAATATGGTGATTTTCATAAAAAATTCAGTTTCTTACAAGAATAAAGACCCTTAAACACTTGACGAAACACTTGTCAAGAACATTTTGAAATGATCTTGCCAAATTTTCCTCTAGATGTGTGAAATTTAAGGAAAGTATACAGTGATATAAGTGTTTTTACGTAGCAACGGCCATAGCAACTTTTTACAAAATAGAACAACCATTGGACCCCTACCCTGAGATCCAATCTGAAGCGCCTTCGGTTATTTGTGGCTTGTTAAATGCTTAATCCTTGTTGTAAGAAACTTAACATTTTCCTCAAATGTCTATTTTTGACCGACTGACTTCACGCCAACATTTCTACTTTGCAAGGCATTTAAGTAGAATTCTTGAAACTTGGGCCAGTTAAAGACTAATAGAGTTGTGGTGAtataaatcaaaaaaattgaaacattttaaattctGTCACGTCACAGGGGATGATTTGTCCAATGGGTGAGGTATGAAATGaggttattttcaaaaaaggcCTGTAAAAAGCACTGGAAACAAGAGTTAACTGCCAAAACTTAGGTTCATATCACAGAACAAAACAGAAACTGGCACGATATGCTTGTTTGACAGTCAAATCTTGTCTTGTAAAAGAGCGGGAAGTGTTGGCATCAATGCTTCAAAAGGTTGTGGCtggttgccatagcaacaaTTTTGAGTAAAACCTTCAAAATTCATTTTCTGTTCATGAGTGCAATAGCAAGCAATTGGTCTTTTTcaccaaaattaaacaaactttttGGTCCATATATAGTGTACCATTCGACCTTAAGTGACAACATTTCATGACCTATATGACTTAAACACCGTAGAAGGGTTTCCACTTTTACTGCATGTACCCTTTTTAGTCCAAGGAGGTTCCCGAAAAGTTTTTCCCCCGCCCTTCCCTCTCCCGCCTCCTGCCTCTTATTTTCCCGGGCTCCCGCCACTCGTCCACCCTTCTAAGGTACCGTCGAAATCCTCCCTGCGCCATACAGCAGAGCCCACCGTAAAAGAGCTCCATTAAAGAGAATGACCGTTTCAAGTTTAGGGTATATTTATAAGAAAATGAAGGATGATGGATGGTTACGttaatgtgtacaaaattatttaaagcaTGAAGTATCACCCGTTTGACCCAGGCCAGGTGGTCGTCTGCGTTTGGCCCAGAAATGTATTGTTTCACTCTAACAATTTCTTTTTACTTCACACCGAATGctaccctgggtaccagaggtATTTTTCTCGCGCGCAGCGGACGGAAATACTTCGCTTCGCTTCGCTTCGGCCGAAGGCCGCCGGGCCGGCACGAGCGGTGAAGCCGCGGGTCTCCAATACAGACATGACCGATACCGGAAACCGCGCatgaaaaacctctggcacccagggtctCTCTCCTCCGCAGAGGCTCAAAGGGTTTTTTCTTTGGGTGGGGTGGATCCGCTGAGTAATGTAAGTGCAGGCATAGAGTTACAGGCGACTTTGCGCCTGCAGTACACTTCGCACAGCGGATTGATACAAGGAGCAAAATTTTGGTTATATCAACGAAGTTGATACATTATCAACTTCGTTGATATAaccaaaattttgtatactacttccccgacgcagcaccacagtttctttagaaaccatCCCCTCCATTCATTTGATATAACGAACGATTGAACCTCTACGGAGGAGAGAGACCCAGGGTAAAGCCTGGTTCACACTTGTGCGATAAGCATAACACAAGCGACATAAgcatgcttatgcttatgcaacCTTCTGGGTAAGACAGGGACATGAAATAGGGTACAAAACCCTTTAATAGCGGGACTAGTTATTGCGCGATCGAATGACCTCGTGCATGTTGACATAGAGAAATATAACAGAGATAACTGTGCAGTCAAAACTATTAAAAAAGTCCTCTACATGTTTCTTACCTTCTCCATCCATTTCAACTGCTATCGCGTGGGGATAAAGTCGAACAAGTTCTTGCCGTCGCCTGTGTGAGTCAATTTCCTCAGGTCCACTCAAAAATTCACCACTGCAATGGACATTGACTTTTCTCGCTTTCATGTTCTTCAATGGGGCTTCCCAACCGTCGGCCGCATTTCTGATTAAACCACCAATATCTCTTCCTACTGGTGCAGATAATCCGAAAGGCTGAACTCCAGTATCTGTGACAGTTTTGTTTGCATAGGTAGTCAACTTTGAGGAAATGACCACGTCTCCTAGCTTCAGCTGAGGGTCGGTTCTCTCGGGATTCAAAGCCCCGCAACAGCCAACACAAAACACGGCTTTCGGCTTCAATATTTCCACAGTGTTTTTCACCTTAATCAGTGCACCTCCCGGCTGTGTAGCTCCTTCAGAACAGGTAACTAACGCGATTTTTAGTGGTGTCATGCCGTCTATTTCGCCCATCTCCCCGAAATAGAGAAAGCCAAGTTCTTTCAAATAGCTTTGGAAGGGTTTCCTCAGAAAATGGTAACAAGCAAGAAATTCGCTGTCTTTCACAGTCAATAGAATAATATCTATTGGAAGCACTAAATCTCCCCATTGCTTGAAAACTGATGAAAGATCTCTTTTTTCTGGAATAGTAATACTGAGCTCTGGTGGGTCGTGTTCATTAGctgacaacatgatgaatttgGTTTATGAGTAAAAAATGATGTTTACGTAGGATTGCAACTAGACACGCATCACTTCAGAGTCTTCAGAAGAAGGGAAAATTCCCGGAAATCATCGTCACTTTcgatttctttgtttccttctaGCCGTAAGCGATATTAATTTCCATAACATACAAACATAACAAGGTAATGGAAgaacgtcaaaacaaaagaagtattTATAGCGTGCTCAGCACTTGCACTTGAAGTTTATTTACTTCTCAActatatttactgggttgccgtatggcaatcccagctGGAAAAGggggtagatttctccgttttattatttttatttttttccatgtcggtaaaagtcttgcctgtcattcccctgctaagtggtgtctttgtgcatagtaccctgctgcgcgtattttcttaggatcgagagggtagtgggaaatgcgtagatttctctggtggacacattataacgattaacttaaccggcaatggcgtcgaaagtcatgtagcgcgaatggcgttttagtggatctttgaacaaaatatacccttatgaagctcaataatggcaaatcaattggatactgaacaagataggcgacaacatcgacaacaatctgtcgcccgtcgagccgtcttttaccaagtgtgctgttatgtagaacactgaagattcgcagggcagcgataatagtgaattcaaagactagaccaggtggattgaatggaatttcaagcgttaaaatcgctgaaaaggtaagattattgtcgaagcgatgccgcaattgcgtgtcttcaccacatgttcctttgatctcacattattgtgttttccgtcaaaatattcgcttgttttcgctttcgctcgaacatatttacctttattacatgtccagtgaatagttttatcctctgggatgaattttccgtcgaaaaatcggttatttgggcggtcagtgtaaaacgcagactgcagactgcagaccgggggtaaatgca
This portion of the Montipora capricornis isolate CH-2021 chromosome 11, ASM3666992v2, whole genome shotgun sequence genome encodes:
- the LOC138024395 gene encoding death domain-containing ATP nucleosidase-like isoform X2 encodes the protein MLSANEHDPPELSITIPEKRDLSSVFKQWGDLVLPIDIILLTVKDSEFLACYHFLRKPFQSYLKELGFLYFGEMGEIDGMTPLKIALVTCSEGATQPGGALIKVKNTVEILKPKAVFCVGCCGALNPERTDPQLKLGDVVISSKLTTYANKTVTDTGVQPFGLSAPVGRDIGGLIRNAADGWEAPLKNMKARKVNVHCSGEFLSGPEEIDSHRRRQELVRLYPHAIAVEMDGEGVFSAAHDLKMEWVIIKGISDYADGTASLTQHWKPFASVMAASVVNNMLRVPVVFDDWPHYQTHDVRGGAYTRK
- the LOC138024395 gene encoding 5'-methylthioadenosine/S-adenosylhomocysteine nucleosidase-like isoform X1; this translates as MLSANEHDPPELSITIPEKRDLSSVFKQWGDLVLPIDIILLTVKDSEFLACYHFLRKPFQSYLKELGFLYFGEMGEIDGMTPLKIALVTCSEGATQPGGALIKVKNTVEILKPKAVFCVGCCGALNPERTDPQLKLGDVVISSKLTTYANKTVTDTGVQPFGLSAPVGRDIGGLIRNAADGWEAPLKNMKARKVNVHCSGEFLSGPEEIDSHRRRQELVRLYPHAIAVEMDGEGVFSAAHDLKMEWVIIKGISDYADGTASLTQHWKPFASVMAASVVNNMLRVPVVFDDWPHYQTHDVRGGTPRGAMNTLSALEVPVSTLIFLKTFQFYRPLRALTIPPTLTG